DNA from Corallococcus soli:
GTGGGTCGGCCCTCGATAGAGGCCGAAGAAGGCGGGGAGCTGCTGGAGCAGCTCCTGGAGTCGGGGGGGCTCACCGCCGGGCGTTGCCCCCCAGACAGCCTGGGCTTCGTTCACGGAGTGCCCCCTCCCTTCCCTGAAAGCCGATGCCTCCTGACCGAGAAGAGGCGGCCATTCAACGCCAGCCGCGCCAGCATGGCACGAAAAGCAACGCGGGGCCGGCGCGGATGTCCTGGGCCGGGCGATCCCTTCCGCTGCTGACGTCCAGTAGAGGGCATCCGCCCGGCGGCGGCGGAAACGCTGCCGGGCACCGGGCATCGGTTATGTCGGATGACAGGCATGCACTCCTCCCCTCCTGATTCGCGGCCCCTCGTCGAACTGCGCGCCGTCACCAAGTCCTACGCGGAGGGAGACTCCGTGCGCGAGGTGCTGTCCGGCACGTCGCTCACCCTCCACCGGGGCGAGTTCGTGGTGCTGCTGGGCCGCAGCGGCTCCGGCAAGTCCACGCTGCTCAACCTCATCAGCGGCATCGACCAGGCGACCCGGGGCGAAATCCTCGTGGAGGGCCGCGACCTGGGCCGCATGCAGGAGCGCGAGCGCACCCTGCTGCGCCGCGAACGCGTGGGCTTCATCTTCCAGGCCTTCAACCTGCTGCCCACGCTGACGGTGGAGGAGAACGTGCGGCTGCCCTTGGAGCTGCTCGGGCGCACGGGCGCGGAGGCCGGCGCGCGCGCGCGCGAGCTGCTGACGCGCGTGGGGCTGGAGGGCCGGGCGAAGAGCTTCCCGGACCGGCTGTCCGGCGGCGAGCAGCAGCGCGTGGCGGTGGCCCGCGCCCTGGCCCATGCCCCGCCGCTGCTGCTGGCGGACGAGCCCACGGGCAACCTGGACGAGGAGA
Protein-coding regions in this window:
- a CDS encoding ABC transporter ATP-binding protein, with protein sequence MHSSPPDSRPLVELRAVTKSYAEGDSVREVLSGTSLTLHRGEFVVLLGRSGSGKSTLLNLISGIDQATRGEILVEGRDLGRMQERERTLLRRERVGFIFQAFNLLPTLTVEENVRLPLELLGRTGAEAGARARELLTRVGLEGRAKSFPDRLSGGEQQRVAVARALAHAPPLLLADEPTGNLDEETGKQVLDLLEGLTRQDNACALIVTHEPAMAARADRVLTMEGGRLVERPGGARGGTS